The nucleotide window CTCACAAGCAACAAAATTttcctacctttttttttctttctgttgcatCCTAACAGGCTCTGCTTTTTTGCTAGATTTCTTCAGGTCCACAGGGGCTGCCAGCTTTGGTTCAGTGACAGACAGAGGAGGTTGctccacttttttttcttctttcacttcttGTTCTGAATCCAAATTGACTTTAAGTTTATCTATAAATAAAGTATAGCAGATGATATATAACCCCGTCGTGCAATATTAATTTATCATTCCTTTGACAGTTTACTAAGTGCCAGGTAATATATTAGGAACATGGGCTAAAGGGATGAAAAACAGTCCCCGTCCTAACAGAGCTCATGGTCTAGTCAAGAGAACATTTCTCCTTTCCAACTACCACTCTAGTTgaaactgttttcatttctgcctCCTGCTAATCCCTCATTATATCATAGCCCCCAGGCCAAATGATAGTAAAAGTAGgacttagaaaaaaatgaatacaaatttaTGAAGTACCAACATTCTCATTTGTTATGAGGAAATTAAGAGTCAGAGGGATTAAAGATGTTTCCCAAGAATATGCAGCTTATGAATTATGACAGCAGAAAAGCATCTCctttttatactgaaaaaaatatgaaaaaccttTTTAAGCAAAGAAAGATAACAGATGACGACTTCCTAATTTGTCACCAAtgctgcaatttttaaaaatatataaaacattaaggTGTTTGTTACTGAGACAGAATtcatatatcataaaatttaccCTTATAAACTGTACAATTCAGTGCTTAATTCCAACACCACTatccaattttagaacatttcatcacctcTAAAAGAAATCCTGTACTCCACAAACCATCCCTTAACaacctctctgtctctctaggtttgcctattctgaaccttttgtataaatggaatcatataacatgtggccttttgtgttcAGCGTCTTTCATTTTgccattttcaaggttcatctatttTGTAGCATGTCTCAGTACTTCATTGCTTTTTATAGCTGAAAAGTATTCCATCTGTCACATATTGTCTACCCATTCATAAGATGAAAGACCTTAGCATGATACGTTTTCACAGGAGGAGGAAGCCCTCCTTATGcactgtgtgtacatgtgctcagtcatgtctgactctgtgcaaccccatggactgtagcccgccatgctcctctatccatgggattttccaggcaagaataatggaatgggtttccatttcctccccaaaggaatcttcctgacccagggatcaaacccacatcacttgtatctcctgcactggccttATGCATTGGGCCTGAAATAATACGATCATGCTTTCCCAGTAACCTGAAAGTagcaaattttcattatttttttcagaatataaaaatgttttatgataGCTTTTATGGGAAATAAAAAAACTATTACCCCAATCTATCCCCTAACTACCATTTTGACCATCACAGAAAAGCAGATTTCTGACTAATTTTGCTTGCATAGGCATGTAACAAAATTGCTTCCCACAAAATCTTTGTAAAGCATTATGCTCCAAGAAGTGTGCCATAATTACCCTTCAACTCCTGCATTCTTCCTGGTATTCTGGCCACATACCCTCAGGGGATGTGTATTTGATATGAGAAGTACGGAAATATGTGATTATTGGttctttttatttgaaagaattctcacccaaatatatatttttaaataaaggagatTTGCTTtctcaaaatgtaaatatttataaatggtcATTACTACCTGGGCCCTCTTAATTCAAACTGAGGTCTAGTTCATTACTGTAAGTAATCTGCAAAAATAAGAAAGGcaaaaaatttgtttttgcaGCCCCTTAGGAAACAGAATGGTCATACCAGGCAAACCGACAAAGCATCCAAGATATTAACAGTACACTGTTTAACCAAGCAACTTCCCTTTTACTTTAATCACTCATTTTCAAGAACCCTATTATTTAATTCTCTTTCCAAGGCAGGAAGTAAaatcaaaaataagtaaactatCCTTCAGGAGATCTCAACCAAACCCAGCTCACCAGTAAAATCCACTGTTCCAGTCGGTTATGTTCATCAATACACAGGTTTGTAGACTGCAAATTTATGTCAGGATGTAGGAAAACCACAGAGTAGTGTGTTAGATGGGTAAAAACTGTACAAGGTGGCCTTCACCTCCGATAAAAGGTTATTATATTAACATTCACATATTAGTCAAAGGAACCTAAGAACATGCTTACTCATAGCAGCTTTTCCAAAAAAATTGCTTATGACATTCCCCTTCCCTGGTGCCTTGGGGCCTACCGAAGATGCctgaaagcaaagcaaaagaaaacacacatgatttttttttctgtgtttaggCTGTTCTTCAAGAAACAGTAAAAAATGTCAATAGTAGAACACACTGTCGTGATCATAGAGCCTCTATATTACCATGCCAGAGTGCGTACATACTAGGTATAAGAACAAAGCCAGACCACATAGCGTTTGGTATTCATCTCCAAAGCTTAGTTTCTCatagtttttataaaattattatccaTGAATGtgtctaaacattttttttattatatttaaaaactacTTACTTTGACAGAATTAAAACAGATCAGAGGCAGTATGGTACAAAACGGGGAAAAACCTTCAGAACATTACATTTGTAATCACTGTAAGTGGAACTGCATTCTGGTTCCACCACTTAACAACAATATGACATCCAAATTACTTAACAAGATGACCTCTCCCTCACAGAACGGAAAATGAGGATTTAAACAAAGATCAAACTATCGGCCCAAGAATTAAACGACCTACACCAAAGTAGAAAAAACTAGAACTAAATATCAGAACCTTATATAATTAAACCACAACCACTGGAATTATCAAATGCTTTCTAGTTCCCCATTCTGAGCTGAGAGAAGACTTACATTCATTACTTCTTTAGCCTCTGTTTTGGTTTCCTTATTGGCATCTTGGGCTTTAGAAGCAGCTTTAGAAGCAAACATGCCCATGATTCCTTTGGGCTGCTGGGAACTCTGTTTGGGGACAGGTGGGCCGTGACCATTGGTCGTCAGCTCATCGCTGGCTTGCATCTCAGGTGATACCGGAGGATCTGACTGCTCAAGCTTTTCAGAAGAAGAGGATTCGGCAGGAGCTCTAGGAACTGCAGCTGCACACTGGATGGCACTAAACCTGAGGACAGAAATGTCACATTAAATTAACTGTCCATATCAAACCTTCCTTTCAAACTCTTGCTTCTTCTACACAATGCTTTCTAACCATAATACtataaaattaggaaattttacaattaaaatggATTTTAGAAATAAGTTTGTGCAACAAGTACTGGAGAGAGGTGAGTGAAGTCCTAGATTATACATCTTGTTGGTAATAAAACTAAGACTGAAAACAGGTGTCTTCTACCAAACTGTATgggtatttttgcttttttgaaaaagCACCCTAATTCAAAATAGTAAGAATATACCAAACAATACGAAAATATTAGTAATTTCACCAACTGTGGTAAACCAAATGgttatctcttatttttaaagaccTCTACCTTATAGGGCTAGATATACCATAAATATTGACTAACTCAAAATTAAAGctttaaatattaacaaatttcCTGGCAACTCTCCTGACCAGAATGGATCATGCTTTAGAACACGGAATAAGCTGGGAACAGAGCCACTAGCTCCTGTAACCTGTGGTCCTTTATAGTCATttgttaataatttataataatctcAACTAACAGCACCAGAGAAGTCTGCCCATAGCCAAGTGAAAAATTTGGCACACTTTGCATGCCATATTAAAGGGAAcattcatctcttcctctgtaatCACTGTAGATGTGCCTGTTTCACAAAATCCAAAATATAGTGTTCTATGTTGTAAATGGGTAACTGATCCATCCTTCTGAAATGGTTGTACTTAAAGCAAAGTTTTCCAACATTTCCTGACAAAGAACAACATTTTATTTCCCTCAGTCTTTTGCTTATTGAGGATAGGTGAGAGCTCCTTGAGGGTGAGTATATTAttcatcctttgtatttctggtaCCTAGTACAAGACCTGGCGCATACAAAGATTCAAAGAGAGATTATTTAAGATACTGAAAGTGAGTCTTCTGGCTTCTCTCCCTTCTTTAGTGTATCATCTCAACTTGGGATGGGAGAAGATGGAGGTTAAGAAACTATGTGATGATAGCAATTACCTTAGAGATCAACCAGGCACAACTTTGAGATTAACTGGCCTAAGGAAAAAAACCTGgataaaatcatttaatttttgaaGTAACTTTAGGCTGAACAGCCCCAAGCTAGAGTTCACAGCTCCAAAAACCTTCCACTGATTTATTACAGTCTACACAGAAAAACCTCGCATTAACACAAATATTTTGTGCATCAGAGTTAAGAACAGGCGGAAGTCATTTCCTTTCAACCACCATTCTTCCTCTCTGGCCCTGCAACGCCGCCATGCACAAGGAAAGAACAACGTTTTAGTTCATTGTCAGCATCTAAAGTTGGCCCCAAGACAACTCTTTCTCCATTTGGTCTACATTTCCACACCTTAGGGTCAGGACCAGGAACTGGCAATGAGGAAGAGACCAAGTTAGACTGGGAACATGTCTGAAGAGAGAAGAATCTGCTCAATCTAAAATATCAACTTTCTTCCTGTCATAGCACTTCTTAAAACACAGGAAACAATGAGTCAGATCTCAGTGGACCCATAATTCTCAGGACCAAACACAAACTTCTTAATTGGAAATAAattcttcacatttcttttttatttgtttattttcttcacatttctaCTGaggatattttaagtatttaagtaAAGTTTCATTAAAGTGTCTCCTACTATCACATTTCTACTTGCCATGTTTATTTTAGTGGTCTCTATGCAAATTTAATTTTGGACTTTTGTTACTTTTGTGTCACTTTTATTCTAGTTTCCTTACTTGCTAGATACAATAGAACTGATTTTTAGAGCTTGACATGCCACAACTAGATTTTAATACAGATTATTTTTGAAATCTAATAAGTTACATAAACATATCACGgtgtttatgttttcttataaTCCTTCTCTAAAAGACACCAGACATAAATTACTCTTTAGCagtataattatatttatctaataaatatttgtatgccTATTACATTCAAGGttttaagcagaagaaaaaaaaaaaagagtcaatgtcTACCATTAATTCactcaacaattatttatttaatagttaCCAGGTACCGTTTTAGGGATACAGTGGTTAACAAAATAAACGATCCCTATTCTCATGGAACTTACAGAAATTATTTTTGGCAATTCTATATCCACCTGGATATAGACCCAACTGTATCAGTTAATCCACCTCTTCCAGTATCGTcaaccatttcttctttttatggctcTTTACTAATAATACAAGTTCAAGGCATTCTCAACTCTAAAAATGGATACATTTCCCCTACCCCCAAGTCTCAATTCCTCTGTAGCAGGTCAcctctctttttcctctgtttcagcATCAAACTTCCCAGAAAGTTGTCCCTATTTGCTATCCCACTGCCTTATATCCCCATCTACCCAGGTGACCAGAATCTGGCTGCTCCACTGAAACTGCTCTCACTAAGGCCATCACTTTTCAGTTCCTATTACATTCCACTTCTCAACAGGGTTTGATACTGTCAACAAGTCCCTCCTTCTTGAAACTCTCTTCTTAAGTTTTTAGAACTCCATACACTCGTGATTTTCCCCTTATCTCTGGCTGCTTCTGCTTAGGTCCCTCTTTTTCTGTCCACCCCTTAAAAAATAGCTATTACTTAAATAGCGCTTACTGTGTGctaagcactgttctaagtgctttacatgtatgTATTCACTTAATCCTCTACAAccctgttagtcactcagttgtgtccaactctttgtgaccccaggactgtagcccaccaggctcctctgtccatgaatttcccaggcaagaatactggagagggttgccatttctttctccaggggatcttcccaacccagggatcaaacccgggtctcctgcattgcaggtagactatttcctgtctgagccaccagggaagcccctacaatcCTGAGGTTGATACTATTATCAGTTTCATTTTaggaaaatgaagcagaaaggttaaataatttgcccaagattaCACAGTAACTGTGGCTAGAGTTTAACTTTCTGCTCTTCTTTCATCCTATACATTCTCTCTGCATGACTGTATCTACTGCTGTAGCCCAATTAATTACCTATTTTCTCTGATTCCAAAATGTCTATCTTTACCTCTTATTTCTCTCCTTAGCTCTAGACCCCTGTATCTATTGCACTGGACATCTCCACTTGGACTCCCCATCCAGTACTTAAACTCAACATATCCAAACCCAATTCGTCATTTTTCCcttctcccaaagcttgctcctCCTCATATATCCCCATTCTTAGTGATGGTATCATCACCCATCCAGCAATTCAAACCAGAAACATGGCCATCATCCTTAATGTCATGAAGCACCCCACAATCTCCATCATAACACACTCTCTTGGTCCCACTACCAAACCATCCAGGTATTGATGGTATGACTCCTTAACCTATGTACCTCTCCACTCCCAATACCAACTCTATACTTCAGAGACTATCATCTCTACCCTGAATCACTGCAACATTTCTCCTTCATAGTGGCCTTGTGTGCAATTAGTTCCTTCAGATCCACTTTCACCATCacagccagagtgatctttctgTAATACAATTCTGATCATTTCAATCATCTGCTTCAAAATCTTCAGTGGCTCCCCTGTGCAATAAAACCTAAACTTATCCTAGCAGTCAAAGCATAGAGTCTGACTCCTTATATCTTTATTTCCTGCCCCTCACTCTAGTTTTCAGGTATAGAAAACTACTGTGGTTCTGCATAAGCATCGTGTTTCCTCTCAGCCCTATCCttcctctcccacttccctctgcCTGGCTACTTCTTCTAGGCCTTTAAGCCTCAACTTAGATGCCATACCCTTCTACAAGCCATCTCTGTCTTGACTCCTCACTCCACCCCAACAAAAAAGGCAGGGATGAGTGGTCCCTCAACTTCCTCCTACACATTTATTCCTACTGTAGCACTGTCACACTATACCGTAACTGCCTCCCATAAGACCATCAGTTCCATAAGCAGGTATCAGGTTACAATCACTCTACGGTATGTGGCATGTCACACGTACTCATCAGATCTTTGCTGAATTAATTCAAATTATCTTGCTTAGTGCATGCCAAAgtagtaggtgttcaatatatGTCTGAGAATCTGCTCCGAACCCTCCACACCACCTCACAAAGTAGGCATTATTATATCCAACTTAAAAATGATGAAACGAAAGCCCAaaagagtttaagtaacttgtccaaagccACTGGGCCATTAGCAGTGAAGTCAAAACTCCAGCCCATGACCATTAATTTCCAAAACCACGTACATTATAGTCCACCTCCTCCCCATGCTGTGAAGGATACAAAAGATGAATAAGATCTGATACTGGCTGTGGAAGATCAACTTGGATGATTTTGGATGGAAGGTAGAGGGATGTCAAATTAGGAATAGTTTTTTGAAGGACAACATGTCAACTGGTTCTTGAAGGGTGGGTAGGAATTAGACAAGCAGAGACTGGGGTAAAGGAGTAATGAGGGGGCACAACAAACAACATTTCTGGTGGCAGTGACAGGATAAATACATGAGAAGCAGATTTATGGGGAGTCTACTGGGGTTTTCAATATGGGTTGTGGCTATTTTTCACCTTATGATGTACTAATAAAACCAGGCATGTGTCTTACTGCAAGATAAATGAGGTTTTACTAGACTTGGCGTTCACTCTTAAGAGGCAGCCACTGTGTAAACATCTTACAAAATCAATTCGTAAAGAAGCCCACAAGGAACATTAAGGAGCTCACTTGCTGCAGTTCTGCAAGTTGCTTTTAAGGATGTCATAGTCGGTATTGAACAGAGGCCCACTGTCCTTCAGCATGGCTTTCTGGATGCTGTACACATGTACGCTGGCAGTCACCGCTAGCTTGGACTTCACTGCTACAAGTCAACAGGAAAAGCAGTCTGTTAATACACAAACTTCATAGCATGTGGGGACTTTAACAAGAAACCCTTCTGCATTAACACCATTTGTAATCGGTGGTGGTCCAAAAAAGCTCTAAAAGGCCAAACAGTCATGTATACAGTATAGTATCAACTCTTCTGTCTGTGACAAGGACATTATGATAGGTAGGTGATGATGAGTCAGTTCTAAGTTCAGCACTGTGAGGGTATCACTCAACCAGtggacactcagtaaatattaatgaATAACTGATGATACTGtgatgtgttttttgtttttcagtcaggGTAGAatctatatatactatatatagtatacatatatatactgtatatatagaGTATATATACTCTAGCATATATACATAGCAACTGAGGAATAAGTAATTTCTACCTGAGAAGTCTTCTATTTTAGTTTATAGAAAGAAACTCTAAAACAATACTACTACTAATCAGATATGTCTTCAGAGgaaaatcacaagaaaaaattttagGTTCCATGATGGAAGGGACCATGCCTCACTTGTTCCAAGTCCCTAGTGCCTAGCATAGAGCTTGACATAGAGTAGATACTTACTATGTatctactgaatgaataaatctaCCACTGTgagaattcagaaagaaaatctTGGACATTTTCACTGTCTTGAATAATTCAGTTAATTTATAAGAAAACACTCCAGTGGTAGGCATCTTTATATACAAAGTATGACAGTGGTTTTGTCTTGAGACATCCAAGATCACGTGGCTATTCCAAAATTCCTTTGACTTgggtattaaaaaaatagaacagtaGCATTAACAGTCTTGAAATAGGTAGACAAATTTAACTTAGAAGTTATACTATGCCTTTCTGGCTTTAtaatatcattctttaattttcttcctaaaaaaaTTGCTATGGAATACAACACGATATTTAGAGATGATTGTCTTTTTATAGTTAATGAGGTGTTCCATACGGTATTCGTAAGTGTTTTACATGTCTATCACGAGTTTTGAAATTCTGTGATAAAAGTGTTTTATCAATGTTAGCAGCTATTGGCCTTAAAAATGGGAAGTTAGTGGAGTATCATATTTTAACATGTTTCAGAAACTACTAATAAAAGAATATATGGCTTTCCAGTAAAACAGCTAAATATATATGCGATGTTAATGACACTGATGCCCTAAGAGGAAAAACTTGCTAAATCGCTAAAATACTTACCTTCCAATTTATCTTCTCTCACTACTGCAACCTTGTGGCACTGTAAGGAAATAACACTTCATTAGtatttaaagtattaatagtGCGACTTGCAGTTTTAAAGTTTCCTTACCAATAACTCAATTGCACTGGGATGTAAAATTAGAAACATTAGGTTCCTCTGAAAATATATGTTCCAGACCCATTTTTAACTTGCTTTCTTTAAAACTTCTCAATCAGGTTAAGGAAAGTGAGAGagtatatataaatcaataacaaaaacaaaaaaacccaaattacAAAAAACACAGCATCTCAAACTTGCACTTTGCCTACTGCAAGGAGAAGAGGAATTTTCAGTAAGTAACATAATGAGAATTATTGTATAATCATATGGAACCAGTTAAAAATTGGATCTGTCTTATACCAtgcaaaaaaaattcattctaaaTGGATCAGAGATCTAAAAGTAAAGAATTAAACCATATATGCACAAGAAAATAAGGGTGAATTCTTCTAAAAACTAATATAACCTGAGAATACAGAAAAGTTTCTTGACTGCAATTCAAAACCAGAAGTAACTGAAATTATCCATAAAAACTAACAAATCATTTTTGGTtaacaaaaaaacaattttaattaaaaagacaaatggtCAAGTGGGAAAAATATCTACAACTTACATCACAAAGGGCTACCATACAGCTtctaaaacagagaaaacaaagacTAACAATCCTTTAGAAAATAGGCAAGAAGTATGAAGACACAGTTCACAGAAGAGAAATGCAGATGATGCTGAAACAGGACATGTGCTGTGTAGAAACAGGtgctctcatacattgctggtaggaatggaAAATGGAGAGGTATTTGGCAATATTCATCAAAGTTCATATATAGCCTACCTCTAGGGACATAACCCTAAAACACTCTGGCAAAAACATAAAGCACATACACATTGAGCTATTCACTGTGGCACTGTATGTACTAATCAGACTGTAAATAACTCAAATAACTATCAGTAAGGGACTGCTGAATAAACTAAGGTATATCCATCAATGTAGGATCATGTGGCTGTAATAAGGAATGAGAAATACTTCTGCAAATACTACTGAGCCAGAGTAATGCTCAGGATCACTTACAAACCTTAAACTGCCTTTAGTCATCATATTGTTAGTAAAATTATTGGTTTTGCTTTTCTAAATCTCATGTATCTGGCTAAAGCAAATACATATTCCTTTTAATGTTAGGACAACCAAAGTTTAcaacataagaaaaaaagagtaatgtAAAACTgagtaagttttttaaaaatgtaattgtaAGTTTGAACTGAGAATATCGGTATGTCTTCATAAtgcattttctcttaaaaaaaaaaaaacaagcattctTAAAAATGTCATGTTCTGCAAAATTGTACAATAAAAATTACAGAGCTTATGAGAAAAAGAGCATTAGGAACTAATCACTCAAACCTACGTAAAAGGAGCCCTAATAACAATAATTGGTACCCTCAGGAGAAAACATGGCAGCTGAGACAGTTTAGTACCTTTAAACGCTGCCTTAGGGAatattagaaatgcagaaaaacaaCACGGTGGAAATGCCAGTGCTAAAACAATGTAAATGAGAACAGAGCTCTGATTCAGTGGGTTCCTGTTAAGGGCAAAACAGGCGTAAGTTCAGCATCCATAAACCCAGAGCCTGGCTGGGGGCAGGCCCCTTGAGCTGTTAatcaaaaaaaaagggaaaatatggcTAGTTGATGAGAGAAAGTTCCTCTTCATAGAAACATTTCAGTCAGTAAATCCAGATGGAATGACAGAATTAAAACATCACCATTTTGTAACTCCTGAAGAACTAATGATCAAGGTAATGATAAAAATCAATCTCAGCTAAAATCATCACATGACAAGCTAATGGGGAACCTAATAAAAAATGGATCAGGCCAACAACCTCTAACATCACAAAAAGAATCAACCGAACATTTCCTTTGAAACATTCAAATAATCCTTTGAAAGACTCTGCAGGATGAGATTAGAAGGAGATTTCTACTTTCTATGTATTATTAAGCaattttacaataataataatcactggaaaaataaaattacttaccTGTTTAAAAAGCCATAGATAACCTACACATCTTTGAATCAGGTCTGCTTAATCTTGTTTCTAATATACAATGACATCTGATTTCATCTACACTTGCAAATATCTAATTAACATCTGGCTTGCCAAATAGTTTACTAACAAGGAAAGaatatgctcagttcagttcagtcgctcagttgtgtccgactccttgcgaccccatgaaatgcagcacgccaggcctccctgtcaatcaccaattcccagagttcactcaaactcacatccatcgagtcggtgatgccatccaaccatctcatcctctgtcgtccccttctcctcctgccccaatccctcccagcatcagagtcttttccaatgagtcaactcttcacatgaggtggccaaagtactagagtttcagctttagcatcattccttccaaagaaatcccagggctgatctccttcagaatggactggttggatctccttgcagtccaaggggactctcaagagtcttcaataccacagttcaaaagcatcaattcttcagtgctcagctttcttcacagtccaactctcacatccatacatgaccactggaaaaaccatagcctcgactagacggacctttgttggcaaagtaatgtctctgcttttgaatatgctatctaggttggtcataacttttcttccaaggagtaagcatcttttaatttcatggctgcagtcaccatctgcagtgattctggagccccccaaaataaagtctgacactgtttccactgtttccccatctatttctcataaagtgatgggaccagatgccatgatcttagttttctgaatgttgagctttaagccaactttttcactctcctctttcactttcatcaagaggcttttgagttcctcttcacttcctgtcataagggtggtgtcatctgcacatctgaggttattggtatttcttccggcaatcttgattctagcttgtgcttcattcagcccagcgtttctcatgatgtactctgcatagaagttaaataagcagggtgacaatatacagccttgacgtactccttttcctatttggaagaaTATGCTAGTCATAGAAtataagtcggagaaggcaatggcaccccactccagtacttttgcctagaaaatcccatggacggaggagcctggtaggctccagtccatggggtcaatagagtcggacacgactgagcgacttcactttcacttttcactttcatgcattggagaaggaaatggcaacccactccagtgttcttgcctggagaatcccagggacagggaagcctggtgggctgccgtctatggggtcacacagagtcggacacgactgaagtgacttagcagtagcagtagaatATAAGTATCTTatagcctttcagttcagttgagtcactcagtcatgtctggctctttgcaaccccatgagctgcagcatgccaggcctccctgtccattaccaactcccggagcctacccaaactcatgtccattgagtcggtgatgccatctcatcctccgtcgtccccttttcctcctgccctcaatttttcccaccatcagggtctttccaaatgagtcagctattcgcatcaggtagccaaagtattagagtttcaccttcaacatcagtccttccaatgaacacccaggactgatctcctttaggatggactggtcttctccaacaccacacttcaaaagcatcaactcttcagtgttcagctttctttatagtccaactctcacatccatacatgactgctggaaaaaccatagtcttgactagacagacgtttgtcagtaaagtaatgtctctgctttttaatatgctgtctaggttggtcataact belongs to Bos indicus x Bos taurus breed Angus x Brahman F1 hybrid chromosome 15, Bos_hybrid_MaternalHap_v2.0, whole genome shotgun sequence and includes:
- the POLD3 gene encoding DNA polymerase delta subunit 3 isoform X4, with product MRACDWGFGPSEGGGGLDPSACSRMGLVQWRRSPLLVPQAGRGLLPHRQIQVPRVTYKWLSYTLGVHVNQAKQMLYDYVERKRKENSGAQLHVTYLVSGSLIQNGHSCHKVAVVREDKLEAVKSKLAVTASVHVYSIQKAMLKDSGPLFNTDYDILKSNLQNCSKFSAIQCAAAVPRAPAESSSSEKLEQSDPPVSPEMQASDELTTNGHGPPVPKQSSQQPKGIMGMFASKAASKAQDANKETKTEAKEVMNASSVGPKAPGKGNVISNFFGKAAMNKLKVNLDSEQEVKEEKKVEQPPLSVTEPKLAAPVDLKKSSKKAEPVRMQQKEKKRRKQMELSDDETKETENMKKKRRRIKLPESDSSEDEGHLALNSPLS